From one Melioribacteraceae bacterium genomic stretch:
- the nusA gene encoding transcription termination factor NusA, with amino-acid sequence MNNEIVDSFAAMAREKSVDKDVLAGIIEEIFGLLVKKKFGPDANFDVVVNMDKGDIEIFLERTIVEEVEDPNLEISIDEVNEKGNEDELEVGDDFVEIIPLAAFGRRLINLARQSLNQRIREIEKELIHNEYNEMVGDIVVGDIYQVRRNDVLVNHNKNELLLPRYEQIPREKYRKGDTIRAVIKEVKKTPNGPVIIISRADNTFLRRLFEIEIPEIYDGVIEIKGIAREPGERAKVAVESQDQRIDAVGACVGMKGVRIHAIVRELNNENIDVINYSEDPVVYIQRSLSPAKLKSIELDEDEKKCTVTADSDQVSLIVGRNGVNIRLAMKLTGYEIDVIREEKPFEEYEGDIELVELREELGDTVVDLLINNRYDTAVEVLTAGVEKLKEINGITEETANQILEILKNQFEEEE; translated from the coding sequence ATGAACAATGAGATAGTTGATTCCTTTGCCGCGATGGCGAGGGAAAAGAGCGTTGATAAAGATGTTCTCGCTGGCATAATTGAAGAAATCTTCGGTCTGCTCGTTAAAAAGAAATTTGGTCCCGATGCAAATTTTGACGTTGTTGTGAACATGGACAAAGGTGATATAGAAATCTTCCTCGAAAGAACAATAGTCGAAGAAGTTGAAGATCCGAATCTGGAAATTAGTATAGATGAAGTCAATGAAAAAGGAAATGAAGACGAACTTGAAGTTGGTGATGATTTTGTAGAAATAATTCCTCTTGCCGCATTCGGAAGAAGACTGATTAATCTCGCCCGGCAAAGTTTAAATCAACGTATTCGAGAAATCGAAAAAGAATTAATTCACAACGAATACAATGAAATGGTTGGTGATATTGTTGTAGGTGACATCTATCAAGTAAGAAGAAACGATGTTCTTGTTAACCATAATAAAAATGAACTTTTACTTCCACGTTACGAACAAATTCCTAGAGAAAAATATAGAAAAGGCGATACAATTCGTGCGGTGATAAAAGAAGTTAAGAAAACACCAAATGGACCTGTAATAATAATTTCAAGAGCAGATAACACATTCTTAAGAAGGTTATTTGAAATTGAAATTCCAGAAATTTATGACGGTGTTATAGAAATTAAAGGAATTGCTCGTGAACCCGGTGAAAGAGCTAAAGTTGCGGTTGAATCTCAAGACCAAAGAATTGATGCGGTTGGTGCTTGCGTTGGTATGAAAGGTGTTCGTATTCACGCAATCGTGCGTGAGTTGAACAACGAGAATATCGACGTTATAAATTATTCAGAGGATCCTGTGGTTTATATTCAACGCTCTTTATCTCCGGCAAAATTAAAATCAATTGAGTTGGATGAAGATGAAAAGAAATGTACTGTTACTGCCGATAGCGATCAAGTATCGTTAATTGTTGGAAGAAACGGGGTTAACATTAGACTAGCAATGAAATTAACAGGATATGAAATTGATGTAATACGAGAAGAAAAACCGTTCGAAGAATATGAAGGCGATATTGAACTAGTTGAACTTCGTGAGGAACTTGGTGATACCGTGGTCGATCTGCTCATTAATAATCGATATGATACAGCGGTTGAAGTGCTAACAGCCGGAGTGGAGAAACTAAAAGAAATCAACGGTATAACCGAAGAAACAGCAAACCAAATACTCGAAATATTAAAAAATCAATTTGAAGAAGAAGAATAA
- a CDS encoding DUF4870 domain-containing protein, whose protein sequence is METSISKDERMWGMFCHISAFAFFIFPFGNIIGPLVVWLIKKDVYPFVDEQGKESLNFQISVSIYAFAALLLSIILIGIPILIALFFFDFILVVVAAVKANDGFNYKYPLSIQLIK, encoded by the coding sequence ATGGAAACATCAATTTCTAAAGATGAAAGAATGTGGGGTATGTTCTGCCACATTTCGGCATTTGCTTTTTTTATTTTTCCGTTTGGTAATATTATTGGTCCGCTTGTAGTTTGGTTGATCAAGAAAGATGTTTATCCGTTTGTTGATGAACAAGGGAAAGAATCCTTAAATTTTCAAATATCTGTCTCAATTTATGCCTTCGCAGCATTGTTGCTAAGTATAATTTTAATTGGAATTCCAATACTTATTGCACTTTTCTTCTTTGATTTTATCCTCGTTGTCGTTGCTGCCGTAAAAGCAAATGATGGGTTTAATTACAAATATCCGTTAAGTATTCAACTTATTAAGTAA
- a CDS encoding DUF2459 domain-containing protein, translating into MQRISSKILILIIFINFSSYAQTEDTHIYVIKNYWHTGIIIQVDSTTKNDIRALQYFDNFDFVDIGFGDRVFYLHPSNDYVLAARAILVPTESTIRVAKTYNMEDELIRWSDYVLKIRMDSQSILKLCEFIDKSFSKDNQEILRIIEKRLNGNIIFFEANPKYHLFNTCNTWVADALKFSGLENINPSNVVTSKDLFEELLLYAEILKFDETDSMF; encoded by the coding sequence ATGCAAAGAATATCCTCAAAAATATTGATTCTAATTATTTTTATTAATTTTTCTTCGTATGCACAAACCGAGGATACACATATTTATGTAATCAAAAATTATTGGCACACCGGGATAATAATCCAGGTTGATAGCACAACAAAAAACGATATACGAGCTTTACAATACTTCGATAATTTTGATTTTGTTGATATTGGTTTTGGTGACCGTGTTTTTTATTTACATCCTTCAAATGATTATGTATTGGCTGCTAGAGCAATATTAGTCCCGACCGAAAGTACCATTAGAGTTGCGAAAACATATAACATGGAGGATGAATTAATTCGATGGAGTGATTATGTTTTAAAAATTAGGATGGATAGTCAATCTATTCTCAAACTTTGTGAATTTATAGACAAATCATTCAGCAAGGATAATCAAGAAATTTTAAGAATTATTGAAAAACGTCTTAATGGGAACATTATATTTTTTGAAGCGAATCCGAAATATCACTTATTCAATACTTGTAATACATGGGTTGCGGATGCTCTAAAATTTTCCGGTTTAGAGAATATTAATCCTTCCAATGTTGTTACATCAAAAGATTTGTTCGAAGAACTTTTGTTATATGCAGAGATATTAAAATTTGATGAAACTGATTCGATGTTCTAA
- a CDS encoding MATE family efflux transporter: MNKKILRLAIPNILSNLSVPLLSSVDTAIVGHLEKVSYLGAIAIGSMIFNFVYWGFGFLRMGTTGLTAQAFGKKNDEEIILVLARSLSVAFAAAILIFGLQYFIKEISFYLVTTEPEVEKYARDYFDIRIFAAPATLGLYAFHGWFLGMQNAKYPLILTVVVNVLNIGFNFLFIYGYGMNVDGVALGTVFAQYLGLILAIFLYLKKYREFTAALIIKKITDVEPIKKFFSVNFDIFLRTLSLIFAFTFFTAVSAELGTEILAANTILLQLWMILSYGVDGFAFAAESLVGKYIGAGNKQKLQSAIKYSFIWGIGLGVILTIIYFFLDREILAFYTDKTEIINLASAYFIWTLLAPLTNSICYIWDGVFIGATATKPMRNSMLLSVLIFYLPIYYLTVDILGNDALWLAMISFMIVRGVSLTLYAPKYILSRTFK; this comes from the coding sequence ATGAACAAGAAAATACTTCGTCTTGCAATTCCTAATATTCTTAGCAATCTATCCGTCCCGCTGTTAAGCTCGGTTGATACGGCTATTGTTGGTCATCTTGAAAAAGTGTCATACCTGGGTGCAATAGCAATAGGTTCAATGATATTCAATTTTGTTTACTGGGGTTTTGGTTTTCTTAGAATGGGAACCACAGGTCTCACCGCACAAGCATTCGGTAAAAAAAATGATGAAGAAATAATTCTCGTTCTTGCAAGATCTTTATCTGTTGCTTTTGCAGCAGCTATTTTGATTTTCGGATTACAATATTTTATAAAAGAGATTAGCTTTTATCTGGTTACCACAGAACCGGAAGTAGAAAAATATGCAAGAGATTATTTTGATATAAGAATTTTCGCGGCTCCCGCAACTTTAGGTCTATATGCATTCCATGGTTGGTTTCTTGGAATGCAAAATGCAAAGTATCCGTTAATATTAACTGTAGTTGTAAATGTTTTGAACATCGGATTCAATTTTTTGTTTATTTATGGATATGGAATGAATGTCGATGGCGTTGCTCTTGGGACAGTATTTGCTCAGTACCTCGGATTAATACTTGCGATATTTCTTTACCTAAAAAAGTATAGAGAATTTACTGCAGCGTTAATTATTAAGAAAATTACGGATGTAGAACCAATCAAAAAATTCTTCTCAGTTAATTTTGATATTTTCTTGCGAACTCTCTCATTGATTTTTGCATTTACATTTTTCACAGCAGTTTCTGCGGAGTTAGGAACAGAAATTCTTGCCGCGAATACTATACTTCTTCAACTTTGGATGATTCTTTCGTACGGTGTTGATGGTTTCGCTTTTGCAGCAGAAAGTTTAGTCGGTAAATATATCGGTGCAGGTAATAAACAAAAATTGCAATCAGCAATTAAATACTCTTTCATTTGGGGAATTGGACTTGGGGTAATTCTCACAATTATCTATTTCTTTCTCGATAGAGAAATTTTGGCGTTTTATACGGATAAGACTGAAATAATTAATTTAGCTTCAGCCTATTTTATTTGGACATTGCTTGCTCCGCTAACAAATTCAATTTGTTATATATGGGATGGAGTTTTCATTGGAGCGACAGCGACTAAACCGATGAGAAATTCAATGTTGTTAAGCGTACTAATTTTCTATCTTCCGATTTATTACCTTACAGTTGACATACTTGGAAACGATGCTTTATGGTTAGCGATGATAAGTTTTATGATTGTTAGAGGAGTTTCGTTAACCTTATACGCACCAAAATATATTTTGAGTAGAACTTTCAAGTGA
- the proC gene encoding pyrroline-5-carboxylate reductase, producing the protein MNNQNKIAILGGGNIGFAIARGLSSSGKIKKGDILITRRNKTAISDARKEGFNISTNNVEAVKNSSVIVIAVTPQQLNSLISEIKNLVNPRRHIIFSIVSGVSIKQIKKLFGKNIRVVRVMPNTAIAIRESMTCISSDEKDRRACDLAVELFNNLGETIVIKEELMVPATALCACGTAFFLRAVRAASQGGIEIGFHAEEALFMAAQTAKGAASMLIIDKNHPEREVDKVTTPMGCTIAGLNQMEHHGFSSSLIKGITVSAEKAKTLYSTD; encoded by the coding sequence ATGAATAATCAAAATAAGATTGCAATACTCGGCGGTGGTAATATTGGATTTGCGATAGCAAGAGGCCTGAGTTCATCCGGTAAAATCAAGAAGGGCGATATTCTAATTACTCGAAGAAATAAAACTGCTATATCTGATGCACGTAAGGAAGGTTTTAATATATCTACAAATAATGTCGAAGCGGTGAAGAATTCTTCCGTTATTGTAATTGCTGTTACTCCTCAACAGTTAAATTCGCTTATTTCTGAAATAAAGAATTTGGTGAACCCACGAAGACATATAATTTTTTCGATCGTTTCCGGCGTTTCAATAAAACAGATAAAAAAATTGTTTGGTAAAAATATTCGTGTAGTTAGAGTAATGCCGAATACAGCAATAGCAATTCGTGAATCGATGACATGCATATCTTCTGATGAGAAAGATAGAAGGGCGTGTGATCTTGCTGTTGAACTGTTCAATAATCTTGGTGAAACAATTGTAATTAAGGAAGAATTGATGGTTCCGGCAACCGCTTTGTGTGCATGCGGAACTGCATTCTTCTTAAGAGCTGTAAGAGCAGCCTCGCAAGGCGGAATTGAAATTGGTTTTCATGCTGAAGAAGCATTGTTCATGGCGGCACAAACTGCAAAGGGTGCAGCGTCAATGTTAATAATAGACAAAAATCATCCTGAACGAGAAGTTGATAAAGTTACAACCCCAATGGGATGTACAATTGCCGGTTTAAATCAAATGGAACATCATGGATTTAGTTCATCGTTAATAAAAGGGATTACAGTCTCGGCTGAAAAAGCTAAGACACTTTATTCAACTGATTAA
- a CDS encoding dicarboxylate/amino acid:cation symporter, whose translation MLKLKLHWQILIALIIGIIYGLSIPEYYEYVAWMGDLFLRALKMVIVPLILSSIISGVTNIGNASSLGRLGAKTMIYYMSTSLFAIVTGLFFVNILKPGIGADLGLSQQVEGLDIAQDSFGDTLLKIIPDNVFTSFTNGDMLSIIFFALLFGYFITRVEEKYQSLLTDFFSSTFEVMMKITMFIIKFTPLGILGIVAKQVATTHNLIEVAASLGVYMVAVLLALSIHSMVTLPMIVKIFGRVKPFEHFKAMTTPLLTAFSTSSSNATLPLTMEAVEHNSGVSNKVTSFTLPLGATINMDGTALYECVAVMFIAQAYGFDLTILQQVIVVITALLASIGAAGIPMAGLVMMAVVLSAVGLPLEGIGMILAVDRILDMFRTTVNVWSDSCGAVVIAKTEGETLNIE comes from the coding sequence ATGCTCAAATTGAAATTACATTGGCAAATACTAATCGCATTAATAATTGGGATAATATATGGTTTGTCAATACCAGAATACTATGAATATGTGGCGTGGATGGGAGATTTATTTCTGCGTGCTTTGAAAATGGTAATTGTACCGTTAATTCTTAGTTCCATAATTTCCGGGGTTACAAATATTGGTAATGCAAGCAGCCTTGGTCGACTTGGTGCTAAGACAATGATTTATTACATGTCAACAAGTTTGTTTGCAATAGTAACCGGTTTATTTTTTGTTAATATACTAAAACCTGGTATTGGCGCTGACCTCGGTTTAAGTCAGCAAGTCGAAGGTTTGGATATTGCACAAGATTCTTTTGGTGATACACTTCTCAAAATCATCCCGGATAATGTATTTACTTCATTTACAAATGGAGATATGCTTTCGATAATTTTCTTCGCATTATTATTTGGATATTTTATCACACGCGTGGAAGAAAAATATCAATCATTGCTTACAGATTTTTTCTCATCGACTTTTGAAGTGATGATGAAGATAACAATGTTCATAATAAAGTTTACACCGCTTGGAATTTTGGGAATTGTAGCTAAACAGGTTGCAACTACACATAACTTAATTGAAGTTGCAGCTAGCTTGGGAGTTTATATGGTTGCAGTTTTATTGGCACTCTCTATTCATAGCATGGTCACTTTACCGATGATAGTAAAAATTTTTGGTAGGGTTAAACCATTTGAACATTTTAAAGCTATGACTACCCCTTTGCTTACTGCATTTTCTACATCTTCTTCAAATGCAACTTTACCGCTTACAATGGAAGCTGTCGAACATAATTCCGGTGTCTCAAATAAAGTTACAAGTTTTACATTACCGCTTGGCGCCACAATTAACATGGATGGAACTGCTTTATATGAATGCGTGGCGGTTATGTTTATTGCTCAAGCATATGGATTCGATTTAACAATTTTGCAGCAGGTAATAGTTGTAATAACTGCTCTTCTTGCTTCTATAGGAGCAGCCGGAATCCCAATGGCGGGGCTGGTTATGATGGCAGTCGTTCTCTCAGCAGTCGGATTACCACTTGAAGGAATTGGAATGATCTTAGCCGTCGACAGAATTCTGGATATGTTCCGAACCACTGTTAACGTTTGGAGTGATAGTTGCGGTGCAGTTGTGATTGCTAAAACAGAAGGCGAAACTTTAAATATTGAGTAG
- the hemW gene encoding radical SAM family heme chaperone HemW → MKQTAIYIHIPFCDHKCIYCDFYSIINYDNVKNYLDALLKEIELRSLEHSSGREIISIFFGGGTPSFMEPDYIGRIIESIKVKFDVRKDVEVTLETNPGTVTKDKLQAFKSVGINRISIGIQSFNESELKFLTRIHDSKTAIDTVYSSADAGFENISIDLIFNLPNQTKEIWNENLQIATSLPIKHISAYSLILEKGTILNKMVLDGKVQMQDSDHDANLYEFTISQLEEKRFKQYEVSNFAKDGLECMHNNVYWRYHDYLGFGTSAHSFINSQRWWNYSSLNFYIEKMKNGSPIAGSEILTSDQRHDEYVMLALRSKGIDINDYKSNFDGNWLTQKEELINKYSSDGFLVLEDNFIKFSPKGYSLCDEIVSNLL, encoded by the coding sequence GTGAAGCAAACCGCAATTTATATTCATATTCCTTTTTGTGATCACAAATGTATTTATTGTGATTTCTATTCTATAATAAACTATGATAATGTAAAAAATTATTTGGATGCTTTACTTAAAGAAATAGAACTTAGAAGTCTGGAACATTCATCCGGCAGAGAAATAATTTCTATTTTTTTTGGTGGTGGTACTCCTTCATTCATGGAGCCGGATTATATCGGGCGTATAATAGAATCAATCAAGGTAAAATTCGATGTACGTAAAGATGTGGAAGTTACTCTAGAAACGAATCCCGGTACGGTGACAAAAGATAAACTGCAAGCTTTCAAATCAGTTGGAATAAATAGAATAAGTATCGGCATCCAATCCTTTAATGAAAGTGAACTAAAATTTCTAACTAGAATACATGATTCTAAAACTGCAATTGATACAGTATATTCGTCTGCAGATGCTGGTTTTGAAAATATATCAATAGATTTAATATTCAACTTGCCAAATCAAACAAAAGAAATTTGGAATGAGAATCTTCAGATCGCCACATCTCTTCCGATTAAACATATTTCTGCCTATAGCTTAATTCTTGAGAAGGGAACAATACTCAATAAAATGGTTCTTGATGGTAAAGTTCAAATGCAAGATTCCGATCATGACGCTAATCTTTATGAATTCACAATCAGTCAACTTGAAGAAAAAAGATTTAAGCAATACGAAGTTTCAAACTTTGCTAAAGATGGATTGGAGTGTATGCACAATAACGTATATTGGAGGTACCATGATTATCTCGGTTTTGGTACTTCCGCACATTCGTTTATAAATTCACAGCGTTGGTGGAATTACTCATCGTTAAACTTTTATATAGAAAAAATGAAAAATGGTTCACCGATTGCCGGATCAGAAATACTTACTTCTGATCAGCGGCATGATGAATACGTTATGTTAGCATTGAGAAGTAAAGGAATAGATATAAATGATTACAAAAGTAATTTTGACGGGAACTGGTTAACTCAAAAGGAAGAATTAATTAATAAATACAGTTCAGATGGTTTCTTAGTATTAGAGGATAATTTTATTAAATTTAGTCCGAAGGGCTACTCATTATGTGATGAGATTGTTAGTAATCTTTTATAA
- the recN gene encoding DNA repair protein RecN produces MIKSLQIKDYALIEKINVEFEKGLNIITGETGAGKSILIDAMSLLLGDRASTEVVRKGSEKSIVEGIFEAEGNKKLEEILKENDIDFWPEMIVRREISLKGTNRCFINDTPVPLNLIKELGFLLVDLHGQHEHQSLLRKETHIEMLDDFAELDEELSLFKKQISDLKNILTEVRELREKEKLLKEKKELYEFQIKEIDSVNPIEGEEEELVNELNILENSERLLELTTSIFSELYESDESIYDKLGEIKNQIEELSEIDSSFIEKLDELKNALTQINDVADFVRSYKDNIDLESGRLKEIRDRLGTFGPLKKKYGGSISAVIEHRKKIGDEFDLVEGFDERLKIYENELKQFRIKAGETAKKISIKRKKAAKEIKKGIEESLKYLGINESIFEVKFDEELPSLTDENFILLDNNKIKFTPRGTDKVEFYLSTNLGEDVKPLQKVASGGEVSRVMLAMKMNLAKNDKLPLLIFDEIDTGVSGRIAQKVGQSLKELSRHHQIIAITHLPQIAGLADHHYFVQKIEKENRSSTSIKLLSEDEQIHEVAKLLGGENITEANLKSAKELMSVK; encoded by the coding sequence ATGATAAAATCCCTTCAAATAAAAGATTATGCATTAATTGAAAAAATTAATGTTGAGTTTGAAAAAGGACTCAATATTATAACCGGTGAAACCGGTGCCGGTAAGTCAATTTTAATTGACGCGATGAGTTTACTACTCGGTGATAGAGCTTCAACCGAAGTTGTCCGTAAAGGAAGTGAGAAATCAATCGTCGAGGGAATTTTTGAAGCTGAAGGAAATAAAAAGCTTGAAGAGATTCTAAAGGAAAACGATATAGACTTCTGGCCGGAAATGATCGTCAGAAGAGAAATTTCTCTAAAAGGAACTAATCGTTGTTTTATTAATGATACCCCAGTTCCCTTAAACCTTATAAAAGAACTCGGTTTCTTACTTGTTGATTTGCATGGACAACATGAACATCAATCATTATTACGAAAAGAAACTCACATAGAAATGCTGGATGATTTTGCCGAATTGGACGAAGAACTTTCTTTATTCAAAAAACAGATAAGTGATTTAAAAAATATTTTAACTGAAGTTCGAGAACTAAGGGAAAAAGAAAAGTTACTTAAAGAGAAAAAGGAATTATATGAATTCCAGATTAAAGAAATCGATTCTGTAAATCCCATTGAAGGTGAAGAGGAAGAATTAGTAAATGAATTGAATATTCTTGAAAACTCGGAACGACTTTTGGAACTAACTACATCAATTTTTTCGGAACTATACGAATCTGACGAATCGATTTATGATAAACTTGGCGAAATAAAAAATCAAATAGAAGAACTTTCGGAAATTGATTCATCATTCATTGAAAAATTAGATGAACTGAAAAATGCTTTAACGCAAATTAATGATGTAGCAGATTTTGTAAGAAGTTATAAAGATAATATAGATCTCGAATCCGGACGATTAAAAGAAATTAGAGATCGTCTAGGAACATTTGGCCCGCTTAAGAAAAAATATGGCGGTTCGATTTCAGCCGTTATTGAACATAGAAAAAAAATAGGCGATGAGTTTGACTTGGTGGAAGGTTTTGATGAAAGATTGAAAATTTATGAAAATGAGTTAAAACAATTTAGAATCAAAGCCGGTGAGACTGCAAAGAAGATATCCATAAAGAGAAAAAAAGCCGCCAAAGAAATTAAAAAGGGTATTGAAGAATCACTAAAATATCTTGGTATAAACGAATCGATTTTTGAAGTGAAGTTTGATGAGGAGTTACCCTCGTTGACAGATGAAAATTTTATTTTACTGGATAATAATAAAATTAAATTTACCCCACGTGGAACCGATAAAGTTGAATTTTATCTTTCCACAAATTTAGGTGAAGATGTTAAACCGCTACAAAAAGTGGCATCTGGTGGTGAAGTATCACGTGTGATGCTAGCAATGAAAATGAATTTAGCTAAGAATGATAAACTGCCGCTACTAATTTTTGATGAAATTGATACAGGTGTGAGCGGTAGAATTGCTCAAAAAGTCGGACAATCATTAAAAGAATTATCAAGGCATCATCAGATAATTGCAATTACTCATTTACCACAAATTGCAGGTTTAGCCGATCATCATTATTTTGTGCAGAAAATTGAAAAAGAAAATAGATCATCAACATCGATTAAATTATTATCTGAAGACGAACAAATTCATGAAGTTGCAAAATTACTTGGTGGCGAAAATATAACCGAAGCTAATTTAAAAAGTGCAAAAGAGTTGATGAGCGTCAAGTGA
- a CDS encoding DsrE family protein codes for MKMFRTLLLFSIVLLSLSNVLLAKDGFLVHISSNDPHRVSMALTFAEKMSHDYAVFVYVDIDGVVAMLKDKESIRFKNFEASRTLIDKLVKSGVQISVCKMCLEAHGHTQYDLIAGLKIAEGKDFFGFTSGRIITIDY; via the coding sequence ATGAAAATGTTCAGAACACTACTTCTATTTAGTATTGTACTATTATCACTATCAAATGTTTTATTAGCAAAGGATGGATTTCTTGTTCATATATCCAGCAATGATCCCCATCGTGTTTCAATGGCATTAACATTTGCTGAAAAGATGTCACATGACTACGCTGTTTTTGTTTACGTAGATATCGATGGTGTAGTTGCAATGTTAAAAGATAAAGAGAGTATTCGTTTTAAGAACTTTGAAGCATCACGTACTTTGATCGATAAATTAGTGAAATCCGGAGTACAGATTTCAGTTTGCAAAATGTGTCTGGAAGCTCATGGTCACACACAGTATGATTTAATCGCCGGATTGAAAATTGCTGAAGGAAAAGATTTCTTCGGATTTACATCAGGTAGAATAATTACGATTGATTATTAA
- a CDS encoding RDD family protein, which produces MDNLQFNYAGFWRRFVAYLIDELLIGAVTFIILLPVYIIFGLGIFAFENFDAYEDFSNVSFAQYYDDDVKAGVIVAFVFVILIIVAFSIILQWLYFALMESSKKQATLGKMALGIKVTDLQGNRISFGRATGRYFGKILSGLILNIGYIMAAFTEKKQALHDMMANCLVIIDRPTYQQPHGGMNENVQNTTSI; this is translated from the coding sequence ATGGATAATTTACAATTTAACTATGCCGGATTTTGGAGAAGATTTGTTGCTTATTTAATCGACGAATTGTTAATAGGGGCTGTTACATTTATTATTCTTTTACCGGTTTATATCATATTTGGACTTGGAATTTTTGCTTTTGAGAATTTTGACGCTTATGAAGATTTTTCAAATGTTTCGTTTGCTCAATACTATGATGATGATGTAAAAGCGGGAGTTATAGTTGCTTTTGTATTTGTCATACTAATCATTGTTGCGTTCTCAATAATTTTACAATGGCTTTACTTTGCTTTGATGGAATCTTCTAAGAAACAAGCCACCTTAGGTAAGATGGCGCTTGGTATCAAGGTAACAGATTTACAAGGAAATCGAATTTCTTTCGGTCGTGCAACGGGCAGATATTTTGGGAAAATTCTTTCCGGTTTAATTCTTAATATCGGTTATATAATGGCTGCGTTCACAGAAAAGAAACAAGCACTACACGATATGATGGCAAATTGTTTAGTTATAATTGATAGACCAACCTACCAACAACCTCACGGAGGAATGAATGAAAATGTTCAGAACACTACTTCTATTTAG